GCAGAGCGCACGGGAGCAGCGCCTGCTGAAGCTGGCGGGGAAGAGCAGGAAGCTTTTCGTCTTCCTGCGCGAGCATCGGCACGAGTTGTTCGACGAGGCCTTTCAGGACGAGCTCGAAGCGATGTACCGACAGACGGGCCAGGGACAAGAGCCGCAGCCGCCCGCGATGATGTGCATGGCGCTGCTGATGCAGGCATACACGCAGGCCTCGGACGCTGAAGCCGTGTGCCTGTCGGGCACCGACAGCCGGTGGCGGATGGTGTTGGACCGACTCGGCGCGGATGAGGACGAGCCAGCCTTCTCCCAGGGCGGGCTGCAGCAATTCAGGGAGCGACTCATCGCGACCGAGATGGACCGTCGGCTGCTGGAGCGCACCGTCGAGGTGGCGAAGCGGACGAAGGGCTTCGACCCGAAGAAGATGCCGAAGACGCTGCGAGTAGGGGTCGACAGCCGCCCTCTGGAAGGGGCCGGGCGGGTTGAGGACACCATCAACCTGCTCGGCCACGCGGGCCGCAAAGTGGCCGAGGGCATGGCGCTCGCGCTCGGCACCGACGTCGAGGAGGTGTGTCAGCAGGCCGATGCGCCGTTGCTGATGGCCAGCAGCATCAAGGCCGGCCTCGACATCGACTGGAGCGCGCCCGACGCGAAGGTCGACGCACTCAATCGCCTGTGCCGACAGCTCGACCGCCTCATGGCTTGGGTGGCGAAGCAGTCGAAGTCGTGCGTCGCGGCTCCGCTGACTCGCTACATTGAAGCGCTCGCGCAGGTGCGCGAACAGGACCTCGAGCCGCGCCCCGAGGGCGGCGTGCAGATTCGACAGGGCGTGGCGGCCGACAGGCGCATC
Above is a genomic segment from Stigmatella erecta containing:
- a CDS encoding IS1182 family transposase translates to MERWKPAVEQSAREQRLLKLAGKSRKLFVFLREHRHELFDEAFQDELEAMYRQTGQGQEPQPPAMMCMALLMQAYTQASDAEAVCLSGTDSRWRMVLDRLGADEDEPAFSQGGLQQFRERLIATEMDRRLLERTVEVAKRTKGFDPKKMPKTLRVGVDSRPLEGAGRVEDTINLLGHAGRKVAEGMALALGTDVEEVCQQADAPLLMASSIKAGLDIDWSAPDAKVDALNRLCRQLDRLMAWVAKQSKSCVAAPLTRYIEALAQVREQDLEPRPEGGVQIRQGVAADRRISIEDPDMRHGRKSKSKRFNGYKQHIGTDLDTELVVACAVTPANRPEEEATGALQEDMAHQELFPDVLLIDRAYLNSSMTEDVLASGGDVVCRPWRGASAKPGLFGKRDFKVNIRDGTIRCPAGQVEPFEPGAVVQFDPEACGPCKLRSSCTQAASGKGRSVTMGDDERLQKRLRLRLQSRAGRAGLRERVGVEHRLAHLANRQGPKARYRGTRRNLFDLRRLAVVQNLEAAARYQRAA